In one Rhodococcus sp. B50 genomic region, the following are encoded:
- a CDS encoding transglycosylase family protein gives MAKFTIKRALGTLAASTALVATPFALGAGTANAASGNWDAVAQCESGGNWAINTGNGYYGGLQFSQSTWEGYGGSGYAHNASREEQIRVAENVLAGQGAGAWPVCGQYL, from the coding sequence ATGGCAAAGTTCACGATCAAGCGCGCCCTGGGCACCCTCGCTGCCTCCACTGCACTCGTCGCGACCCCGTTCGCCCTGGGTGCGGGTACCGCCAACGCCGCATCCGGTAACTGGGATGCCGTCGCACAGTGCGAGAGCGGCGGAAACTGGGCGATCAACACCGGCAACGGCTATTACGGTGGGCTGCAGTTCTCGCAGAGCACCTGGGAGGGCTACGGCGGCTCCGGCTACGCTCACAACGCCTCGCGCGAGGAGCAGATCCGCGTCGCCGAGAACGTGCTCGCCGGACAGGGTGCCGGTGCATGGCCGGTGTGCGGTCAGTACCTCTGA
- a CDS encoding 4-coumarate--CoA ligase family protein — MSFRSPFPDVDIPASSVYDFLFGSLDESDLARPALIDGASGAVTDYRTLVAHIDAVAGALAARGIGVGKVVGLLAPNVPAFASVFHGILRSGATATTINALYTAGEISKQLDDSGAAALFTVSPFLPQAKEAAAAAGIPDELLFVLDGAEGHPSLRDLLTEGAPAPTVEFDPATHLAVLPYSSGTTGRPKGVMLTHRNLVANVSQINPRMGIGVDDRVLALLPFFHIYGMTVLLNAALRNRAALVTMPKFDLVDFLTYISEHKCTYVFIAPPVAVALAKHPLVDQYDLSSVHTVFSGAAPLDKELAGAVAERLGCNVRQGYGMSEMSPVSHAIPFDDNETELDSVGPTIANMECKIVDPATGEEVEYPTGEGVSAPGELWCKGPNVMVGYLGNPEATSDTLDEDGFLHTGDIATVDSKGAVRIVDRLKELIKYKGYQVPPAELEALLLTHPQIADAAVIGVRDDEGEEVPKAFVVRQQDSTITEDEVIDFVAGRVAPHKKVRQVEFIDVVPKSSAGKILRKDLRALNA, encoded by the coding sequence ATGAGTTTCCGCAGTCCCTTTCCCGACGTCGACATCCCGGCATCGAGTGTCTACGACTTCCTGTTCGGTTCGCTCGACGAGTCCGACCTCGCGCGACCCGCGTTGATCGACGGTGCGTCCGGCGCCGTGACGGACTACCGCACGCTCGTGGCCCACATCGACGCCGTGGCCGGAGCGCTGGCCGCCAGGGGCATCGGGGTGGGGAAGGTGGTCGGACTGCTCGCGCCGAACGTGCCGGCCTTCGCCTCGGTCTTCCACGGCATCCTGCGGTCCGGCGCCACCGCGACCACGATCAATGCCCTCTACACGGCCGGTGAGATCTCGAAGCAGCTCGACGACTCGGGGGCGGCCGCGCTGTTCACGGTCTCCCCGTTCCTGCCGCAGGCGAAGGAGGCCGCCGCGGCTGCCGGCATCCCCGACGAGTTGCTCTTCGTGCTCGACGGCGCCGAGGGTCATCCCTCCCTGCGCGACCTGCTCACCGAGGGTGCACCGGCTCCCACCGTCGAGTTCGATCCGGCGACCCATCTCGCCGTGTTGCCGTACTCCTCGGGCACGACCGGCCGGCCCAAGGGCGTGATGCTCACGCACCGCAACCTCGTGGCCAACGTCTCCCAGATCAACCCGCGCATGGGGATCGGTGTCGACGATCGCGTGCTCGCACTGCTGCCGTTCTTCCACATCTACGGGATGACGGTGCTGCTGAACGCCGCCCTCCGTAACCGTGCTGCGCTGGTGACGATGCCGAAGTTCGATCTCGTCGACTTCCTCACCTACATCTCGGAACACAAGTGCACGTACGTGTTCATCGCGCCGCCCGTCGCGGTCGCGCTCGCCAAGCACCCTCTCGTCGACCAGTACGACCTGTCGAGTGTGCACACGGTGTTCTCCGGTGCCGCACCGCTCGACAAGGAACTCGCCGGGGCCGTCGCCGAGCGCCTCGGCTGCAACGTCCGGCAGGGATACGGCATGTCCGAGATGTCGCCCGTGTCGCACGCAATCCCCTTCGACGACAACGAAACCGAACTCGATTCGGTCGGCCCGACGATCGCGAACATGGAATGCAAGATCGTCGATCCTGCGACGGGCGAGGAGGTCGAGTACCCCACCGGTGAAGGTGTCTCGGCGCCCGGCGAATTGTGGTGCAAGGGGCCGAACGTCATGGTCGGCTATCTCGGCAACCCCGAGGCCACGTCCGACACCCTCGACGAGGACGGCTTCCTCCATACCGGAGACATCGCCACCGTCGACTCGAAGGGTGCCGTCCGGATCGTCGACAGGCTCAAGGAACTCATCAAGTACAAGGGTTACCAGGTTCCGCCTGCCGAACTCGAAGCCCTGTTGCTCACGCATCCGCAGATCGCGGATGCCGCGGTGATCGGGGTCCGCGACGACGAGGGCGAGGAGGTCCCGAAGGCCTTCGTCGTCCGGCAGCAGGATTCGACGATCACCGAGGACGAGGTCATCGACTTCGTGGCCGGGCGGGTCGCGCCGCACAAGAAGGTCCGGCAGGTGGAGTTCATCGACGTGGTACCGAAATCCTCTGCGGGCAAGATCCTTCGCAAGGATCTGCGTGCCCTGAACGCCTGA
- a CDS encoding YbjN domain-containing protein, which yields MTDRLIELIESTLRDRELEFSVKEGGHFVVELPGEKKLATTTLLSVGQHGVRVEAFVCRKPDENFDSVYRYLLRRNRRLYGVAYTLDKVGDIYLVGRIAAHAVTPEEIDAVLGQVLEAADHDFNIILGIGFITSIKREWEWRVSRGEPLRNLEPFRHLIEEETGTPFDPDVDDDESEDRREANG from the coding sequence ATGACCGACCGGCTCATCGAACTGATCGAATCGACGCTGCGTGATCGCGAACTCGAGTTCTCCGTCAAGGAGGGTGGGCACTTCGTCGTCGAGCTTCCGGGCGAGAAGAAGCTCGCGACGACCACTTTGCTCAGCGTCGGACAACACGGTGTGCGGGTCGAGGCATTCGTGTGCCGCAAGCCGGACGAGAACTTCGACTCGGTGTACCGCTATCTGCTGCGCCGCAACCGGCGCCTCTACGGCGTGGCCTACACGCTCGACAAGGTCGGCGACATCTATCTGGTGGGACGCATCGCCGCACACGCCGTGACCCCCGAGGAGATCGACGCGGTCCTCGGGCAGGTCCTCGAGGCGGCCGACCACGACTTCAACATCATTCTCGGTATCGGGTTCATCACGTCGATCAAGCGTGAATGGGAATGGCGAGTCTCGCGCGGCGAGCCGCTGCGCAATCTCGAGCCGTTCCGTCACCTCATCGAGGAGGAGACCGGTACGCCGTTCGACCCCGATGTGGACGACGACGAATCCGAGGATCGGCGCGAAGCGAACGGGTGA
- a CDS encoding hydroxysqualene dehydroxylase codes for MSDARMSRRTVLTALGALGAAAALPSTVAAQPARRAPAVHSGGRRVAILGGGMAGLAAAHELIERGFDVTVFEPTALGGKARSIPSPGTAAGGRLDLPGEHGFRFFPGFYQHIPDTMRRIPFPGNPNGVFDNLVAGHGFRMAIPGAPDLTAPASIAPLRFDIYDPLSLQESLTAAFSLGGAIPPQELAVFMRKLVMFLTSSMERRTGQWEYETWAQTLEADGKSQGYRDILVSALTRQLVAARPQTVSTRTIGVMGQAFVWNAMGTVPQYGHLDRLLSAPTNEAWIDPWAQLLRGLGVKFEMGWAAEALEFSGGRITGARVVDGAGNRARAEADWFVTAMPVERAVSLWSPEILSADPRLEGMNALVTDWMVGIQYFLRRPTPITPGHVAYLGSPWALTSISQAQFWRGDFAQRYGDGSAHDCLSVDISDWDTPGILYGKTAKQCTPEEIAREVWAQMAACLEDGTGAIDENDIVSWFLDPGVEWGPGGATNDTPLLINTAGSLANRPEPHTAIPNLFLAGDYVRNDIDLATMEGANESARAAVGALLQTAGSPAEPPALYTLHEPPELEPLRRIDADRYRAGLPHMLA; via the coding sequence ATGTCCGACGCACGCATGTCCCGCCGCACCGTACTCACTGCCCTCGGGGCGCTCGGTGCTGCCGCCGCCCTTCCATCCACGGTCGCCGCGCAACCGGCCCGCCGCGCACCGGCGGTGCACTCCGGCGGGCGGCGGGTCGCGATCCTCGGCGGCGGGATGGCCGGACTGGCCGCCGCACACGAGCTGATCGAGCGCGGCTTCGACGTCACCGTCTTCGAGCCCACGGCGCTCGGCGGCAAGGCGCGCAGCATTCCCTCCCCCGGCACCGCGGCGGGTGGCCGCCTCGACCTGCCCGGGGAGCACGGCTTCCGGTTCTTCCCGGGCTTCTACCAACACATCCCCGACACGATGCGCCGAATCCCCTTCCCCGGAAACCCGAACGGCGTGTTCGACAATCTCGTTGCGGGACACGGCTTCCGGATGGCGATTCCGGGCGCCCCCGATCTCACCGCCCCGGCTTCCATCGCGCCGCTGCGATTCGACATCTACGATCCGCTGAGCCTGCAGGAGAGCCTGACCGCCGCGTTCTCACTCGGCGGTGCGATACCTCCGCAGGAGCTCGCCGTCTTCATGCGCAAGCTCGTCATGTTCCTCACCAGCAGCATGGAACGCCGCACCGGCCAGTGGGAGTACGAGACCTGGGCGCAGACCCTCGAGGCCGACGGCAAGTCGCAGGGCTACCGCGACATCCTCGTCTCCGCACTGACGCGGCAACTCGTCGCGGCACGGCCGCAGACGGTCTCGACCCGCACCATCGGCGTCATGGGTCAGGCGTTCGTGTGGAACGCCATGGGCACCGTGCCGCAGTACGGCCACCTCGACCGCCTGCTGTCGGCACCGACGAACGAGGCGTGGATCGATCCGTGGGCGCAACTCCTGCGCGGCCTCGGAGTGAAGTTCGAGATGGGCTGGGCCGCAGAGGCTCTGGAGTTCTCCGGCGGACGGATCACCGGAGCCCGGGTGGTCGACGGAGCCGGCAACCGGGCGCGGGCCGAGGCAGATTGGTTCGTCACGGCGATGCCGGTCGAACGCGCCGTGTCGTTGTGGTCACCCGAGATCCTCTCGGCCGATCCCCGCCTCGAGGGGATGAACGCCCTGGTCACCGATTGGATGGTGGGCATCCAGTACTTCCTGCGCCGGCCCACCCCGATCACGCCGGGTCACGTCGCCTATCTCGGTTCGCCGTGGGCACTCACGTCGATCAGTCAGGCACAGTTCTGGCGCGGCGACTTCGCGCAACGGTACGGCGACGGCTCGGCGCACGACTGCCTGTCGGTGGACATCTCCGACTGGGACACCCCCGGCATCCTCTACGGCAAGACCGCCAAGCAGTGCACACCGGAGGAGATCGCCCGCGAGGTGTGGGCGCAGATGGCGGCCTGCCTCGAGGACGGCACGGGTGCGATCGACGAGAACGACATCGTCTCGTGGTTCCTCGACCCCGGCGTCGAGTGGGGACCGGGTGGCGCCACCAACGACACCCCGCTGCTCATCAACACCGCGGGGTCGCTCGCGAACCGGCCCGAGCCGCACACCGCGATCCCGAACCTGTTCCTCGCGGGCGACTACGTGCGCAACGACATCGACCTCGCCACGATGGAGGGCGCGAACGAATCGGCACGGGCGGCGGTGGGTGCACTGCTGCAGACAGCCGGATCCCCCGCCGAACCTCCGGCGCTGTACACGCTGCACGAGCCACCCGAACTGGAACCGTTGCGGCGCATCGACGCCGACCGCTATCGGGCAGGCCTGCCGCACATGCTGGCCTGA
- a CDS encoding phosphoglyceromutase encodes MSIGTLVLLRHGESEWNAMNLFTGWVDVHLTDKGIAEGKRAGALLAEHNVLPDVSYTSLLRRAISTANFALDAADRHWIPVIRDWRLNERHYGALQGKNKSEIKDEFGEEQFMLWRRSYDTPPPPIEPGSKYSQDADPRYADVDEVPLTECLKDVVTRLIPYWESTISQDLLAGKTVLVTAHGNSLRALVKHLDGISDDDIAGLNIPTGIPLRYDLDENLRPLNPGGTYLDPEAAAAGAAAVANQGAK; translated from the coding sequence ATGAGTATCGGAACACTTGTTCTGCTCCGCCACGGCGAGAGCGAATGGAATGCGATGAACCTGTTCACCGGCTGGGTGGACGTGCATCTGACCGACAAGGGGATCGCCGAGGGCAAGCGGGCCGGTGCCCTCCTCGCCGAGCACAACGTGCTTCCCGACGTCTCCTACACCTCCTTGCTGCGCCGCGCGATCAGCACCGCCAACTTCGCGCTCGACGCCGCCGACCGGCACTGGATCCCCGTCATCCGCGATTGGCGTCTCAACGAGCGCCACTACGGTGCGCTCCAGGGCAAGAACAAGTCCGAGATCAAGGACGAGTTCGGCGAGGAGCAGTTCATGCTGTGGCGTCGCAGCTACGACACCCCGCCGCCGCCGATCGAGCCGGGTTCGAAGTACAGCCAGGACGCCGACCCGCGCTACGCCGACGTCGACGAGGTTCCCCTCACGGAGTGCCTGAAGGACGTCGTCACCCGTTTGATCCCGTACTGGGAGTCGACGATCTCCCAGGACCTGCTCGCGGGCAAGACCGTGCTCGTCACCGCGCACGGCAACTCGTTGCGCGCACTCGTCAAGCACCTCGACGGGATCTCCGACGACGACATCGCGGGCCTGAACATTCCGACGGGCATCCCGCTGCGCTACGACCTCGACGAGAACCTGCGCCCGCTGAACCCGGGCGGAACGTACCTCGATCCCGAGGCCGCGGCGGCCGGAGCGGCAGCGGTCGCGAACCAGGGCGCCAAGTAA
- the mshA gene encoding D-inositol-3-phosphate glycosyltransferase encodes MTSQPSRPHRVAVISVHTSPLAQPGTGDAGGMNVYVLQTAVELARRGVEVEIFTRATSSADPAVQQAAPGVLVRNIEAGPFEGLDKHDLPTQLCAFAAGVLREEARHPQGYYDLVHSHYWLSGQVGWLARDRWGVPLVHTAHTLAAVKNASLAAGDTPEPPARQIGEQQVVAESDRLVANTADEAGQLERIYGADPAKIDVVAPGADLNRYRPGDRMAARAELGLDPRETVVAFVGRIQPLKAPDVLLEAAARALADDPGMPLRVLVVGGPSGTGLERPDALIELASALGIASRVTFLPPQPPDRLVQVYRVADLVAVPSYSESFGLVAIEAQACGTPVLAANVGGLGVAVRDGETGMLVDGHRIDDWASALRSLVGDPDRLARFAATAPVHAESFSWEHTAEGLLDSYRRAGMRRNRAFGTGEHSLRRQRGVWKLRRTRGVTA; translated from the coding sequence GTGACGTCCCAGCCCAGCCGCCCGCACCGCGTGGCCGTGATCTCGGTCCACACCTCGCCGTTGGCGCAGCCCGGAACCGGGGACGCAGGCGGGATGAACGTGTACGTCCTGCAGACCGCCGTCGAGCTCGCGCGTCGCGGGGTGGAAGTCGAGATATTCACCCGCGCGACCTCGTCGGCAGACCCTGCCGTGCAACAGGCCGCGCCCGGGGTGCTCGTCCGCAACATCGAGGCCGGCCCGTTCGAAGGGCTCGACAAACACGACCTGCCGACGCAGCTGTGTGCCTTCGCTGCCGGCGTGCTGCGTGAGGAAGCGCGGCACCCGCAGGGCTACTACGACCTCGTGCACTCGCACTACTGGTTGTCCGGGCAGGTCGGCTGGCTCGCGCGCGACCGCTGGGGTGTGCCGCTCGTGCACACCGCCCACACCCTCGCTGCGGTGAAGAACGCGTCGCTCGCCGCGGGCGACACCCCCGAACCCCCAGCCCGGCAGATCGGGGAGCAACAGGTCGTCGCGGAATCCGATCGTCTGGTGGCCAACACCGCAGACGAGGCGGGCCAGCTCGAACGCATCTACGGGGCCGATCCCGCGAAGATCGACGTCGTCGCTCCGGGCGCCGACCTCAATCGCTACCGGCCCGGCGACCGCATGGCCGCTCGCGCCGAACTCGGACTCGACCCACGCGAGACCGTCGTGGCGTTCGTGGGCCGGATCCAGCCGCTCAAGGCTCCCGACGTGTTGCTCGAGGCCGCCGCGCGAGCACTCGCCGACGACCCCGGCATGCCGCTGCGGGTGCTGGTCGTGGGAGGCCCGTCCGGCACCGGCCTCGAACGACCCGACGCGCTCATCGAACTCGCATCCGCGCTGGGCATCGCGTCGCGGGTCACCTTCCTCCCGCCGCAACCGCCGGACCGTCTCGTCCAGGTGTACCGGGTCGCCGATCTCGTTGCGGTGCCGAGCTATTCGGAGTCCTTCGGTCTCGTCGCGATCGAAGCGCAGGCATGCGGCACGCCGGTGCTGGCCGCGAACGTCGGTGGTCTCGGCGTCGCGGTGCGCGACGGGGAGACCGGCATGCTCGTCGACGGGCACCGCATCGACGACTGGGCGAGCGCGCTGCGTTCGCTGGTGGGCGATCCCGATCGTCTCGCACGATTCGCGGCGACCGCGCCCGTGCATGCGGAGTCCTTCTCGTGGGAACACACCGCAGAAGGACTGCTCGACAGCTATCGACGGGCCGGGATGCGACGCAACCGGGCCTTCGGTACCGGCGAGCATTCGCTGCGGCGGCAGCGCGGAGTGTGGAAGTTGCGACGGACGAGGGGAGTCACCGCATGA
- a CDS encoding sensor histidine kinase has product MSVTQAVLLAVVAAVLGGIVTVAVGRLAQRRAHESDEADLTMFDVLDAVVHGSSTGIAVVDKFHDVVLFNPRAEELGLVRNRLIDDRAWIAATQVLESRKPLELDLGTKSSLGRDRLAVRCTVRPLLDRDPRFVVLYAFDDSEQVRMEATRRDFVANISHELKTPVGAMALLAEALLESVDDPDTVRHFGERVQREATRLGNMVTELIALSRLQGAEKLPDLEVVDVDTVVEEALERTHLTAENASITVSTDRPSGYEVLGDRALLVSALTNLIENAIAYSPAGSPVSISRSLRDGKVAMAVTDRGIGIAKEDQERVFERFFRVDKARSRATGGTGLGLAIVKHVAANHHGEITLWSKPGTGSTFTLLVPAHVEDSDDETVACTEKAVGS; this is encoded by the coding sequence GTGAGTGTTACGCAGGCCGTCTTGCTGGCCGTGGTCGCGGCGGTCCTCGGCGGGATCGTCACCGTCGCTGTCGGGAGGCTGGCGCAGCGCCGGGCGCACGAGAGCGACGAAGCCGACCTCACGATGTTCGACGTGCTCGACGCGGTCGTCCACGGGTCGTCGACCGGGATCGCCGTGGTCGACAAGTTCCACGACGTCGTCCTGTTCAATCCGAGGGCCGAAGAGCTCGGACTCGTGCGTAACCGTCTCATCGACGATCGTGCCTGGATCGCGGCCACCCAGGTTCTGGAGAGCCGCAAGCCTCTCGAGCTCGACCTCGGCACGAAATCGTCGCTCGGACGGGACCGCCTCGCCGTGCGGTGCACGGTGCGGCCGCTTCTCGACCGCGACCCGCGCTTCGTCGTGCTCTACGCCTTCGACGACTCCGAGCAGGTCCGGATGGAGGCCACTCGCCGCGATTTCGTCGCCAACATCAGCCACGAACTCAAGACGCCGGTCGGGGCGATGGCGCTGCTCGCGGAGGCGCTGCTCGAATCGGTCGACGATCCCGACACCGTCCGGCACTTCGGCGAGCGGGTGCAACGCGAGGCGACCCGCCTCGGCAACATGGTGACCGAGCTGATCGCCCTGTCCAGGCTCCAGGGCGCCGAGAAACTGCCCGACCTCGAAGTCGTCGACGTCGACACCGTGGTCGAGGAAGCCCTCGAACGGACACACCTGACCGCCGAGAACGCCTCCATCACCGTCAGCACCGACCGGCCGAGCGGGTACGAGGTGCTCGGCGACCGGGCGCTGCTCGTCAGCGCCCTCACCAATCTCATCGAGAACGCCATCGCCTACTCGCCGGCGGGTTCACCGGTGTCGATCAGCAGGTCGCTGCGCGACGGCAAGGTCGCGATGGCCGTCACCGACCGGGGGATCGGTATCGCGAAGGAAGACCAGGAACGGGTCTTCGAGCGTTTCTTCCGCGTCGACAAGGCCCGGTCGCGGGCCACCGGGGGCACCGGCCTCGGGCTGGCCATCGTCAAGCACGTGGCCGCGAACCACCACGGCGAGATCACCCTGTGGAGCAAGCCGGGCACCGGCTCCACCTTCACCCTGCTCGTTCCGGCCCATGTCGAGGACAGCGACGACGAGACCGTCGCATGCACCGAGAAGGCGGTCGGATCGTGA